The following proteins are encoded in a genomic region of Danio rerio strain Tuebingen ecotype United States chromosome 16, GRCz12tu, whole genome shotgun sequence:
- the LOC101885445 gene encoding uncharacterized protein isoform X4, translating to MSISCLTTTHLLETLTVKLRKNNPVKDILISPASEHQKWSVSKHAGNIRLNLKDIQQTDEGLYDCEVYKDQDCLNATRFTLTVKDCTKMKSVTAVSGSAVLLPCSEHPQRNTTDKVTWKVIEGHRSTDITQYRSSSTTSNSTEKLSNPLFERAKQLENGSLVIRDSVKADDLWYRCRVNDTTCYEVKLVIKVPGLVTAKSTTLFTTVTPKIPAGHSRGNTDTTANNLTAVVMSTVVSLLTIISLIICVIVYFKKRKHINNSHTELNRPLSVYYSYVAEGYDVPLYSLVEQTSASMSTFDTRPSEALAYEPYAKCEDYQFRNE from the exons ATGTCCATTTCTTGTTTAACCACAACCCACCTGCTGGAAACTCTAACAGTGAAACTACGCAAGAATAACCCAGTTAAAGACATCTTGATCTCTCCAGCATCAGAGCACCAGAAATGGTCTGTGAGTAAACATGCTGGTAATATTAGACTTAATCTGAAAGACATCCAACAAACAGATGAAGGCCTTTATGACTGTGAGGTCTACAAAGATCAAGACTGCCTCAACGCAACTCGATTTACCCTGACAGTCAAAG ACTGTACAAAAATGAAGTCTGTCACTGCAGTATCAGGCTCTGCAGTGCTGCTGCCATGCTCTGAACATCCTCAACGAAACACAACTGATAAAGTCACTTGGAAAGTCATTGAAGGTCACCGGTCAACAGATATAACACAATATCGCTCATCATCCACAACCTCAAACAGCACAGAGAAACTCTCGAACCCTCTGTTTGAGAGAGCGAAACAACTAGAGAATGGTTCTCTGGTTATTAGAGATTCAGTAAAGGCTGATGATCTGTGGTATCGATGCAGAGTGAATGACACAACCTGCTATGAAGTGAAGCTGGTAATCAAAG TTCCAGGTCTTGTTACAGCTAAATCCACAACACTGTTTACCACAG TCACTCCTAAAATTCCTGCTGGCCATAGCAGGGGCAACACTGACACAACAGCAAACAATCTGACAGCAGTAGTGATGTCCACAGTGGTGTCTCTGCTTACCATCATATCACTGATCATCTGTGTCATTGTTTATTTCAAAAAACGAAAGCACATAAACAACAGCCACA CAGAGCTCAACCGCCCGTTATCTGTATATTATTCATATGTTGCAGAAG GGTATGATGTCCCGTTGTATTCTTTAGTTGAACAGACCTCAGCATCCATGTCGACCT TTGACACCAGACCATCGGAAGCCCTTGCATATGAACCATATGCCAAATGTGAAGATTATCAATTCAGAAATGAATAA
- the LOC101885445 gene encoding uncharacterized protein isoform X2, whose protein sequence is MMGSVQLSYFRLLNLFIAALLECGAQRPCEQPHQLNISRVQRDSMSISCLTTTHLLETLTVKLRKNNPVKDILISPASEHQKWSVSKHAGNIRLNLKDIQQTDEGLYDCEVYKDQDCLNATRFTLTVKDCTKMKSVTAVSGSAVLLPCSEHPQRNTTDKVTWKVIEGHRSTDITQYRSSSTTSNSTEKLSNPLFERAKQLENGSLVIRDSVKADDLWYRCRVNDTTCYEVKLVIKVPGLVTAKSTTLFTTVTPKIPAGHSRGNTDTTANNLTAVVMSTVVSLLTIISLIICVIVYFKKRKHINNSHKLNRPLSVYYSYVAEGYDVPLYSLVEQTSASMSTFDTRPSEALAYEPYAKCEDYQFRNE, encoded by the exons ATGATGGGGAGTGTTCAGCTTTCATATTTCCGacttttaaatctttttatagCTGCTTTATTGGAATGCGGAG CTCAAAGACCCTGTGAACAGCCTCATCAGTTGAACATAAGCCGTGTTCAGCGTGACAGCATGTCCATTTCTTGTTTAACCACAACCCACCTGCTGGAAACTCTAACAGTGAAACTACGCAAGAATAACCCAGTTAAAGACATCTTGATCTCTCCAGCATCAGAGCACCAGAAATGGTCTGTGAGTAAACATGCTGGTAATATTAGACTTAATCTGAAAGACATCCAACAAACAGATGAAGGCCTTTATGACTGTGAGGTCTACAAAGATCAAGACTGCCTCAACGCAACTCGATTTACCCTGACAGTCAAAG ACTGTACAAAAATGAAGTCTGTCACTGCAGTATCAGGCTCTGCAGTGCTGCTGCCATGCTCTGAACATCCTCAACGAAACACAACTGATAAAGTCACTTGGAAAGTCATTGAAGGTCACCGGTCAACAGATATAACACAATATCGCTCATCATCCACAACCTCAAACAGCACAGAGAAACTCTCGAACCCTCTGTTTGAGAGAGCGAAACAACTAGAGAATGGTTCTCTGGTTATTAGAGATTCAGTAAAGGCTGATGATCTGTGGTATCGATGCAGAGTGAATGACACAACCTGCTATGAAGTGAAGCTGGTAATCAAAG TTCCAGGTCTTGTTACAGCTAAATCCACAACACTGTTTACCACAG TCACTCCTAAAATTCCTGCTGGCCATAGCAGGGGCAACACTGACACAACAGCAAACAATCTGACAGCAGTAGTGATGTCCACAGTGGTGTCTCTGCTTACCATCATATCACTGATCATCTGTGTCATTGTTTATTTCAAAAAACGAAAGCACATAAACAACAGCCACA AGCTCAACCGCCCGTTATCTGTATATTATTCATATGTTGCAGAAG GGTATGATGTCCCGTTGTATTCTTTAGTTGAACAGACCTCAGCATCCATGTCGACCT TTGACACCAGACCATCGGAAGCCCTTGCATATGAACCATATGCCAAATGTGAAGATTATCAATTCAGAAATGAATAA
- the LOC101885445 gene encoding uncharacterized protein isoform X3 has translation MMGSVQLSYFRLLNLFIAALLECGAQRPCEQPHQLNISRVQRDSMSISCLTTTHLLETLTVKLRKNNPVKDILISPASEHQKWSVSKHAGNIRLNLKDIQQTDEGLYDCEVYKDQDCLNATRFTLTVKDCTKMKSVTAVSGSAVLLPCSEHPQRNTTDKVTWKVIEGHRSTDITQYRSSSTTSNSTEKLSNPLFERAKQLENGSLVIRDSVKADDLWYRCRVNDTTCYEVKLVIKGLVTAKSTTLFTTVTPKIPAGHSRGNTDTTANNLTAVVMSTVVSLLTIISLIICVIVYFKKRKHINNSHTELNRPLSVYYSYVAEGYDVPLYSLVEQTSASMSTFDTRPSEALAYEPYAKCEDYQFRNE, from the exons ATGATGGGGAGTGTTCAGCTTTCATATTTCCGacttttaaatctttttatagCTGCTTTATTGGAATGCGGAG CTCAAAGACCCTGTGAACAGCCTCATCAGTTGAACATAAGCCGTGTTCAGCGTGACAGCATGTCCATTTCTTGTTTAACCACAACCCACCTGCTGGAAACTCTAACAGTGAAACTACGCAAGAATAACCCAGTTAAAGACATCTTGATCTCTCCAGCATCAGAGCACCAGAAATGGTCTGTGAGTAAACATGCTGGTAATATTAGACTTAATCTGAAAGACATCCAACAAACAGATGAAGGCCTTTATGACTGTGAGGTCTACAAAGATCAAGACTGCCTCAACGCAACTCGATTTACCCTGACAGTCAAAG ACTGTACAAAAATGAAGTCTGTCACTGCAGTATCAGGCTCTGCAGTGCTGCTGCCATGCTCTGAACATCCTCAACGAAACACAACTGATAAAGTCACTTGGAAAGTCATTGAAGGTCACCGGTCAACAGATATAACACAATATCGCTCATCATCCACAACCTCAAACAGCACAGAGAAACTCTCGAACCCTCTGTTTGAGAGAGCGAAACAACTAGAGAATGGTTCTCTGGTTATTAGAGATTCAGTAAAGGCTGATGATCTGTGGTATCGATGCAGAGTGAATGACACAACCTGCTATGAAGTGAAGCTGGTAATCAAAG GTCTTGTTACAGCTAAATCCACAACACTGTTTACCACAG TCACTCCTAAAATTCCTGCTGGCCATAGCAGGGGCAACACTGACACAACAGCAAACAATCTGACAGCAGTAGTGATGTCCACAGTGGTGTCTCTGCTTACCATCATATCACTGATCATCTGTGTCATTGTTTATTTCAAAAAACGAAAGCACATAAACAACAGCCACA CAGAGCTCAACCGCCCGTTATCTGTATATTATTCATATGTTGCAGAAG GGTATGATGTCCCGTTGTATTCTTTAGTTGAACAGACCTCAGCATCCATGTCGACCT TTGACACCAGACCATCGGAAGCCCTTGCATATGAACCATATGCCAAATGTGAAGATTATCAATTCAGAAATGAATAA
- the LOC101885445 gene encoding uncharacterized protein isoform X1 has translation MMGSVQLSYFRLLNLFIAALLECGAQRPCEQPHQLNISRVQRDSMSISCLTTTHLLETLTVKLRKNNPVKDILISPASEHQKWSVSKHAGNIRLNLKDIQQTDEGLYDCEVYKDQDCLNATRFTLTVKDCTKMKSVTAVSGSAVLLPCSEHPQRNTTDKVTWKVIEGHRSTDITQYRSSSTTSNSTEKLSNPLFERAKQLENGSLVIRDSVKADDLWYRCRVNDTTCYEVKLVIKVPGLVTAKSTTLFTTVTPKIPAGHSRGNTDTTANNLTAVVMSTVVSLLTIISLIICVIVYFKKRKHINNSHTELNRPLSVYYSYVAEGYDVPLYSLVEQTSASMSTFDTRPSEALAYEPYAKCEDYQFRNE, from the exons ATGATGGGGAGTGTTCAGCTTTCATATTTCCGacttttaaatctttttatagCTGCTTTATTGGAATGCGGAG CTCAAAGACCCTGTGAACAGCCTCATCAGTTGAACATAAGCCGTGTTCAGCGTGACAGCATGTCCATTTCTTGTTTAACCACAACCCACCTGCTGGAAACTCTAACAGTGAAACTACGCAAGAATAACCCAGTTAAAGACATCTTGATCTCTCCAGCATCAGAGCACCAGAAATGGTCTGTGAGTAAACATGCTGGTAATATTAGACTTAATCTGAAAGACATCCAACAAACAGATGAAGGCCTTTATGACTGTGAGGTCTACAAAGATCAAGACTGCCTCAACGCAACTCGATTTACCCTGACAGTCAAAG ACTGTACAAAAATGAAGTCTGTCACTGCAGTATCAGGCTCTGCAGTGCTGCTGCCATGCTCTGAACATCCTCAACGAAACACAACTGATAAAGTCACTTGGAAAGTCATTGAAGGTCACCGGTCAACAGATATAACACAATATCGCTCATCATCCACAACCTCAAACAGCACAGAGAAACTCTCGAACCCTCTGTTTGAGAGAGCGAAACAACTAGAGAATGGTTCTCTGGTTATTAGAGATTCAGTAAAGGCTGATGATCTGTGGTATCGATGCAGAGTGAATGACACAACCTGCTATGAAGTGAAGCTGGTAATCAAAG TTCCAGGTCTTGTTACAGCTAAATCCACAACACTGTTTACCACAG TCACTCCTAAAATTCCTGCTGGCCATAGCAGGGGCAACACTGACACAACAGCAAACAATCTGACAGCAGTAGTGATGTCCACAGTGGTGTCTCTGCTTACCATCATATCACTGATCATCTGTGTCATTGTTTATTTCAAAAAACGAAAGCACATAAACAACAGCCACA CAGAGCTCAACCGCCCGTTATCTGTATATTATTCATATGTTGCAGAAG GGTATGATGTCCCGTTGTATTCTTTAGTTGAACAGACCTCAGCATCCATGTCGACCT TTGACACCAGACCATCGGAAGCCCTTGCATATGAACCATATGCCAAATGTGAAGATTATCAATTCAGAAATGAATAA